One stretch of Oceanispirochaeta sp. DNA includes these proteins:
- a CDS encoding adenylate/guanylate cyclase domain-containing protein — MSDVNTDRKQSTKNNDELRQDIERFYLPRHLVDAITEIGAIPNDSEEDMVGIGFLDIADYTFLSKFLSPNENQTVLNGLYSAFNWVLNKHGGYLNKLEGDSLMFQYGGPLDPNVKGLSEDESEYFIARELFYTCIELQRVCILFNQANDKFLYSEKESQTKEEILKAFDIIRGLRNNEFLSPSINALFQIRIRIGASIGKVMIGNFGPEGSKHWDVIGMPVINAKRMESTAPIGGVRISEEYYRQLNKQGIVDSYYRRFIREASALFSDYRSIKKDELFRFNTVYIKEKKNAGYNTYSVQVEPNLPEEIVKQVKLLLQKEEPGAQRIIDFMKYYRGNQYVIHKLEELFDNYKILLRKDSLYKILLPGRYKALLESYNGNEAETAKEIDSKYNLKALMDILGDIQDAVKHPGNPGEKQNPDFFNYDSHINVEEQVLTARYDSLKDSIAHTSYFYNLVFPLFFAHIKTSLLEYQNRLEELEEL, encoded by the coding sequence ATGAGTGATGTCAATACTGACAGGAAACAGTCGACTAAGAACAATGATGAGCTTCGACAGGATATCGAGCGGTTTTACCTTCCCCGTCATCTGGTTGATGCCATCACCGAAATTGGCGCCATACCCAACGATTCTGAAGAAGACATGGTCGGGATTGGATTTCTGGATATTGCCGACTATACATTTTTATCAAAATTTTTGAGTCCCAATGAAAACCAGACGGTTCTTAACGGGCTGTATTCAGCATTTAACTGGGTCCTGAATAAACATGGAGGCTACCTGAACAAACTGGAGGGAGACAGCCTTATGTTTCAGTACGGGGGACCTCTCGATCCTAATGTCAAGGGCTTGTCAGAGGATGAATCTGAATACTTTATCGCCCGGGAGCTTTTTTATACCTGCATTGAGCTCCAGAGAGTGTGCATCCTATTTAATCAGGCCAATGATAAATTTCTATATTCAGAGAAAGAGAGCCAAACCAAAGAAGAAATACTCAAAGCATTTGATATTATCAGAGGTCTGCGGAATAATGAATTTTTATCACCCTCCATCAATGCCTTATTTCAAATTCGTATCAGAATCGGCGCCTCCATCGGAAAGGTTATGATCGGGAATTTTGGTCCGGAAGGTTCCAAGCATTGGGATGTCATCGGCATGCCCGTTATCAATGCCAAAAGAATGGAATCAACCGCTCCCATCGGGGGAGTGAGGATTTCAGAAGAGTATTACAGGCAGTTGAACAAGCAGGGTATTGTCGATTCTTATTATAGAAGATTTATCCGTGAGGCTTCAGCACTATTCAGTGATTATAGAAGCATTAAAAAGGATGAGCTCTTCCGTTTCAATACGGTGTATATCAAGGAAAAGAAAAACGCCGGGTACAATACATACAGCGTTCAGGTTGAACCAAACCTTCCCGAAGAGATTGTCAAGCAGGTAAAGCTGTTGCTGCAAAAAGAGGAACCCGGTGCACAGAGAATCATCGATTTCATGAAGTATTACCGGGGAAATCAGTATGTAATTCATAAACTGGAAGAACTTTTTGATAATTATAAAATACTACTCCGCAAGGATTCACTTTATAAAATCCTTCTCCCCGGACGATACAAGGCTTTGCTGGAATCCTACAATGGGAATGAGGCTGAGACGGCCAAAGAAATTGACAGTAAATACAATTTGAAAGCTTTGATGGATATCCTGGGGGATATTCAGGATGCAGTGAAGCATCCGGGCAATCCCGGGGAGAAACAGAATCCAGATTTCTTTAATTATGATTCTCATATCAATGTCGAGGAACAGGTTCTGACCGCCAGATATGATTCCTTAAAGGATTCTATTGCTCATACCAGCTATTTTTACAATCTGGTATTCCCTCTCTTCTTTGCCCATATAAAAACCAGTCTTCTTGAATATCAGAACAGGCTTGAGGAACTGGAGGAATTGTGA
- a CDS encoding P-loop NTPase, with protein sequence MVLNESLDKKIIPIAGGKGGVGKSVMSVNIALSLAISDKRTILIDLDLGGANLHTVLGMKNTNPGIASYLQDKDRSFKSLIMDTPFKNLQFIPGDTLSFGMADINEKQKKEILFEIQDLDADYIIIDLGAGSSFNTIDFFLVSNSGLIITTPQAGSIMNSYTFLKNLTIRFLQKAFASNKNMEAYLKKNIKRMLPGTNLTLAHLLHEIGLEEPETKDKALAYLEVLQPKVILNMMEEEDDFQMAVNLSGLVKKDLLIDLECLGAILYDKNINDSLHNRHPFILEFQDTLTAQQIFRIGQKIAQSRNFPELPLDYSEYRDSFELTQIENENDFELYRQIKNNEGRSSLPEGYDLDQLMEIIEKQQQKIQELQQTVKMMSLGDKGGAGSMFNF encoded by the coding sequence TTGGTTCTGAATGAAAGCCTGGATAAAAAAATTATTCCAATTGCCGGAGGAAAAGGCGGGGTTGGAAAATCTGTAATGTCCGTTAATATTGCATTATCACTGGCAATATCGGACAAGAGAACCATCCTGATTGATCTGGATCTGGGAGGTGCAAACCTTCATACTGTCCTGGGAATGAAAAATACAAATCCAGGAATTGCATCATACCTTCAGGATAAGGACAGAAGCTTCAAATCCCTGATTATGGATACTCCCTTTAAGAATCTGCAGTTCATCCCGGGTGATACCCTCTCATTTGGAATGGCAGATATTAATGAAAAGCAGAAAAAAGAAATACTCTTTGAAATTCAGGACCTTGATGCAGACTATATCATCATTGACCTGGGTGCAGGCAGCAGCTTTAATACCATAGACTTCTTCCTGGTCTCTAATTCTGGTCTCATCATTACAACTCCCCAGGCTGGTTCCATCATGAACTCCTACACCTTCCTTAAGAACCTGACTATCAGATTTCTACAGAAGGCCTTCGCTTCAAATAAAAATATGGAAGCCTACCTCAAGAAAAACATAAAACGCATGCTTCCGGGAACAAATCTGACCCTGGCCCACCTTTTGCATGAAATTGGCCTGGAAGAACCTGAGACAAAGGACAAAGCCCTGGCGTATCTGGAAGTTCTTCAACCTAAGGTTATTCTTAATATGATGGAGGAAGAAGATGATTTCCAGATGGCCGTTAATCTTTCAGGACTCGTAAAAAAAGACCTCCTTATTGATCTTGAATGCCTGGGAGCCATACTTTATGACAAAAATATCAATGATTCACTCCATAACAGACATCCCTTCATCCTGGAATTCCAGGACACTCTTACGGCTCAACAGATCTTCCGAATAGGTCAAAAAATTGCTCAGTCACGAAACTTTCCAGAACTTCCTCTGGATTACTCTGAATACAGAGATTCTTTTGAGTTAACTCAGATAGAAAATGAAAATGATTTTGAACTATATAGACAAATTAAAAATAATGAAGGCCGGAGTTCTCTTCCAGAGGGCTATGATCTGGATCAGCTCATGGAAATTATCGAAAAGCAGCAGCAAAAGATTCAAGAGCTTCAGCAGACCGTTAAAATGATGAGCCTGGGTGACAAAGGCGGCGCAGGGAGCATGTTTAATTTCTAG
- a CDS encoding YgiQ family radical SAM protein produces the protein MRNSFLPVNQDDMAQRGWDVCDFVLISGDAYVDHPSFAAAIISRTLESAGYRVGILAQPDWQNPEAFRLLGKPGLAFLVSPGNIDSMVSRYTVNRKIRHQDAYTPGGEGGLRPDRAAIVYSSMARQAYKGVPVILGGLEASLRRLSHYDYWSDKVRRSVLLDSKADLLMYGMGEKTMVILADLLKEGRPIRDIRDVRGTLYAVNSPDDLPPEVIVLPSFEDISTDKKLYADSFLTQYRNTDPLLSKTLAEPCGTRFVLQNPPAFPLTREEMDQAYRLPYTRKSHPDYDAAGGVPALKEVEFSLVHNRGCYGGCHFCALTFHQGRIISSRSHESVIQEARKLIDDPEFKGYIHDVGGPTANFRKPACAGQALHGACRDKQCLTPEPCRNLEVDHSDYLSLLGKLRKLKGVKKVFIRSGIRFDYLMMDKDETFLRELCEHHISGQLKVAPEHISERVLQLMNKQKHPVYRKFMKRYEEINRQLNKKQYLVPYFISSHPGSTLKDGVALAEFMKETGFVPDQVQDFYPTPGTMSTCMYYTGINPLADEAVEVVKKEREKRLQRALLQFNKAENYTMVREALLLEHRADLIGSGGKCLIPFYSGASSSGNPTPAKRPVKYKEKKKKR, from the coding sequence TTGAGAAATTCCTTTTTACCTGTCAATCAGGATGATATGGCCCAACGAGGCTGGGATGTATGTGATTTTGTGCTGATCTCGGGTGATGCATATGTTGATCATCCCTCTTTTGCCGCAGCAATTATTTCAAGAACTCTTGAATCCGCTGGATACCGAGTCGGAATCCTGGCCCAGCCTGACTGGCAGAATCCAGAAGCCTTTCGACTTTTGGGGAAGCCTGGTCTGGCTTTTCTTGTTTCCCCGGGTAATATCGATTCAATGGTCAGCCGATATACTGTAAACCGTAAAATTCGGCATCAGGATGCTTATACTCCGGGAGGAGAAGGCGGTTTGCGTCCCGACAGGGCCGCTATCGTGTATAGTTCCATGGCACGGCAAGCCTATAAAGGTGTTCCTGTTATCCTGGGCGGTCTGGAAGCCTCTCTTCGCCGTTTATCCCATTATGACTACTGGAGTGATAAGGTCCGGCGATCTGTTCTGCTGGATTCAAAGGCAGATCTTTTAATGTACGGCATGGGAGAAAAAACCATGGTCATTCTAGCTGATCTCCTGAAAGAAGGACGCCCCATCAGGGATATACGGGATGTCCGTGGTACCCTTTATGCCGTTAATTCCCCGGATGATCTTCCCCCTGAAGTGATTGTTCTTCCCTCCTTTGAAGATATTTCCACAGATAAAAAGCTCTATGCCGATAGTTTTCTCACTCAATATAGAAACACAGATCCCCTGTTGTCCAAAACTCTGGCGGAACCTTGCGGAACGCGCTTTGTGCTGCAGAATCCTCCCGCTTTTCCCTTAACCCGGGAAGAGATGGACCAGGCCTATCGCTTACCCTATACCCGCAAATCTCATCCCGATTATGATGCCGCCGGTGGGGTTCCGGCTCTCAAGGAAGTAGAATTTTCTCTTGTTCACAACAGGGGTTGCTATGGGGGCTGTCATTTTTGTGCTCTTACTTTTCATCAGGGAAGGATCATCTCTTCCCGGAGCCATGAATCTGTCATTCAGGAGGCTCGGAAACTCATTGATGATCCAGAGTTCAAGGGATACATCCATGATGTGGGAGGGCCTACTGCCAATTTCAGGAAACCCGCCTGTGCCGGACAGGCTCTACATGGAGCTTGCCGGGACAAGCAGTGCCTGACTCCCGAACCCTGCAGGAATCTTGAAGTGGATCATAGCGATTATCTATCGCTCCTCGGGAAACTGCGTAAACTGAAGGGCGTCAAGAAGGTGTTTATCCGTTCGGGTATCCGTTTCGACTATTTGATGATGGACAAGGATGAAACATTTTTAAGGGAACTCTGCGAACATCATATCAGCGGTCAGTTGAAGGTTGCCCCTGAGCATATTTCAGAAAGAGTCCTACAGCTGATGAATAAGCAAAAACATCCCGTCTACAGAAAGTTTATGAAGCGATATGAGGAAATAAACAGGCAACTGAATAAAAAACAGTATCTGGTTCCCTATTTTATATCCTCCCACCCGGGGAGTACATTAAAAGATGGTGTAGCATTGGCAGAGTTCATGAAGGAAACCGGCTTTGTTCCCGATCAGGTTCAGGATTTTTACCCCACACCGGGAACCATGTCCACCTGTATGTATTATACGGGGATAAATCCACTCGCAGACGAAGCTGTTGAGGTTGTAAAAAAAGAGAGGGAAAAGCGTCTACAGAGAGCCCTCCTTCAATTCAATAAAGCAGAAAATTATACAATGGTCAGGGAGGCACTGCTTCTTGAACACCGGGCTGATCTGATCGGTTCCGGTGGTAAATGCCTGATCCCTTTCTATTCCGGTGCTTCTTCGTCTGGAAATCCAACTCCAGCGAAAAGACCTGTAAAATACAAAGAAAAGAAAAAGAAAAGATAA
- a CDS encoding transposase, with protein sequence VSYGNVKDIYRNDEGITFQADGLKMFVLVEPPTYSNKHIEPCYREDAHKIPYRFKEVDLHITKRQVKIMVGKEPIETYTAFTIMNETGENQSFIVHKADGILESLTNYFEQVLWKTVNIGHIDAKKAANMIGTVLPSILNPFG encoded by the coding sequence GTTTCATACGGGAATGTTAAGGATATTTACCGGAATGACGAAGGTATTACCTTCCAGGCCGATGGATTAAAAATGTTTGTTCTTGTTGAACCGCCCACCTATTCCAACAAGCATATTGAACCCTGTTACAGAGAAGATGCTCATAAAATCCCCTATCGTTTTAAAGAAGTTGATCTCCATATAACAAAACGTCAGGTAAAAATTATGGTAGGAAAAGAGCCCATTGAAACCTACACAGCCTTCACTATTATGAATGAAACCGGTGAAAATCAGTCCTTTATCGTTCATAAGGCTGATGGAATTCTTGAGTCTCTGACAAATTATTTCGAACAAGTCCTCTGGAAGACAGTCAATATTGGACACATTGATGCCAAAAAGGCAGCCAATATGATCGGGACCGTTTTGCCCAGCATTCTCAATCCATTCGGTTAA